The DNA sequence TAAGATATACAGCAGCTTTGCGCATCTTCTGCAAGAGGGAACTGCGCTTGCAGTGCGGGCTCGGGTAAAAAGTCAGGATCAAGATGAAGAAAGCGTCCAGCTTATCTGCGAGGATATTTGTTTGCCTGAAGAGGCGCTTTCCCGTTTTGCAAAGGATAGAGCACCTTCCTATGGGAAAAACTATAATACTCCAGCGGAATCTCCCAAATCACCCGGAGAGGAAAAAAAGACTGTGAGCGAAGAAAAAAAATCCGCCGGCAAAAAAGGCCTCTACTTAAAGATTCCCAGTTTTGAAAGCCCACACCGCTTGCGGGCAGAAAAAGTGCTTCGCATTTTCGATGGCACCATGCCGGTGATCTGGTATTGTGAGGATTCCAAAAAGTATACCCGGGCGCCTCAAAGTGATTGGGTCTTAGTGAATGAGGTTATGCTGAATGAATTGCGCCGTCTGTTGGGGGCAAATAACGTTGTTTATATTGACTAAAAATTCCTAAACCTTATATCGTTTTTTTTACTTGAAGCGAGGGAGACATCTGTACTATAATTGGTAGAGTAATTTGTCATATTTTGGCCTGAAGGCCTTGCGGACCGCGGTGATCTTATGATTCCAGCAATGGAATTTATCAGCCAATAGTCCGTTAATTATATACCAATTTTTTGAGATCAATGGTATACTGTTTATTGTGCAGAAAAAATAGCTGTACCTTTAGAGCAGGTTTGCCTGTTTTGAAGTCAAGCGGGGATAAAATATGCTCCAAATTCTGGGAGGTAAAGGTAGAATGGGTAAGGAAATCAAAACCATCGGTATTTTGTCAAGCGGCGGCGATGCCCCCGGCATGAACGCTGTTATTCGTGCGATTACACGCACAGCGCTGTATAACGGCATGAAGGTGATCGGTATTCGCCGTGGCTTTGCTGGGCTGATGAAGGGCGATATGTTTGAAATGAACATGCGCAGTGTCAGCGATATTCTTCAGCGGGGAGGCACCATGCTCCATACAGCCCGCAGCCCTGAATTCGTTGAGGATGCCGGCGTTGAACTGGGCAAAGAAAAGTGCCTTGAAATGGGCATTGATGGCATTGTTGTTTGCGGTGGTGACGGTTCCTTCCGCGGTGCCCGTGATCTGGCTGCGAAGGGTATTCCTTGTGTTGGCGTTCCCTGCACCATTGATAATGATATTCCCTGCACTGAATATACCATCGGTTTTGATACGGCTGTTAACACCGTTACCGAAAATATTGACCGTATCCGTGATACCTCCCAGTCTCATGAGCGCTGCTCGGTGGTAGAGGTCATGGGCCGCCGCTGTGGCGATATCGCCCTTCAGTCGGCCATTTGCTGTGGTGCTGTGTCTGTTCTGATTCCCGAAGTCCCTTACGATTTGGAGCGGGATGTGGTTGAGAAAATGCAGCGCACCATCCGCACCGGCAAACGGCATTTTATTGTAATTGTAGCTGAGGGTGTTACTCTCTATTCAAAGGATGCCAAATCTTCTGCGGAAATTGCCGATTATATTGAAAAGAGAACCGGCTTTATTACCCGTTCCACCATCTTGGGCCATATCCAGAGAGGCGGCACACCTACTGCCAGAGAGCGTGTTATTGCGGCACGCATGGGGCATCACGCTGTCGAAGTATTGGCAAGAGGCATCGGTAACCGTATTATTGCCATGCAGGCCAATAAGATTGTAGACCTTGATCTGGAAGAGGCTCTGAAAATGACCAAGGAGCTGGATGTGGATATGCTCCGCACCGCTCATGAGATTTCTCTGTAAAAGCTTTTAGAAATTCATATGCGGGGGGTGCAGCAAAAGTGCCTCCCGTTGTATTTTATATTCAGGATTGCTGATAGCTCTGGCATTTAGAAAAGGGTAAGGAAATGGAGAACAGAAATGACCACTGACTGGAAGATTAACCGTAATTTAACGATGCTGACCGATTTCTACGAACTGACCATGTCCAATGGATATTTTGAAAACGGTTTGCAGGATAAGATTGCTGTTTTTGATATGTTTTTCCGTGGTATCCCGGATCGAGGCGGCTTTGCTATTTTTGCCGGTTTGGAGCAGCTTGTGGAATATCTGGCGGGCCTGCATTTTACACAGGAGGACATTGAATTCCTGCGTACAAAGCAGCTTTTCAGCGAGAATTTTTTACAGTATCTTTTGGATTTTGAGTTTAAATGTGATGTATGGGCCTGCCGTGAAGGAACCCCCATTTTTCCCAATGAGCCTATTGTGGTGGTGCGGGGCCCTGTCATTCAGGCCCAGCTTGTTGAAACAATGATCCTGCTCACCATCAATCACCAGAGCCTGATTGCCACCAAGGCCAACCGTATTGTGCGTGCGGCGCAGGGGAGGCCCGTATTTGAATTTGGTTCCCGCCGGGCTCAAGGATATGATGCCGCAATATTGGGCTCTCGTGCCGCTTATATCGGGGGCTGTGCCGCAACCGCTTGTGTGCTTTCTGACCGGGATTATCAGATTCCGGCGGTGGGCACCATGGCACATAGCTGGGTTCAGATGTTTAACAGCGAATACGAGGCCTTTGAAAGCTATGCCAAGCTGTATCCCAACGACTGCACTCTGCTGGTGGATACCTACAGCGTTGTGAAATCCGGTATTCCCAATGCTATTAAAGTATTTGATACTGTCCTCAAGCCTCTGGGCTGCCGCCCTAAGGGTGTGCGCATTGACAGCGGCGATATCGCTTATCTTTCAAAAAAAGCCCGCAGACTGTTAGACAGCGCAGGCTATTCCGATGTGCAGATTATTGCATCCAATTCTTTGGATGAAAATATTATTCGTGATTTGCTCATTCAAGGGGCACAGGTTAACAGTTTTGGGGTAGGGGAAAGCCTCATCACCAGCAAATCCGAGCCCGTTTTTGGTGGGGTTTATAAGCTGACTGCTATTCAGGAAGGCGAATTCTACCTGCCAAAAATGAAAATCAGCGAAACCCTTGCCAAGATTACGACCCCCGGCTTTAAAAAGCTGTATCGGTTTTATAGCCGTGAAACCGGACAGGCTATAGCCGATTATGTAACCAAGTTTGATGAAGAAGTGGACGATAACCGGCCTATTGTAATCTTTGACCCCATGGCAATTTGGAAAAAGAAGAAGGTAACCAATTATATTGCAGATTCTCTTTTGGTGCCCGTTTTCGAAAAAGGGAAGCAGGTCTATGAGTTGCCCAACCTGCGGGATATTCAGGCCTATTGCTTGGCTCAAGTGGATCGTTTGTGGGATGAGGTCAAGCGTTTTGAGCATCCGCACACCTATTATGTCGATCTCTCGCCCCGGCTTTGGGAGACAAAGCAGCAGCTATTGGCTGAGATCAGCCGCTTTGAAGAGCGGGGCAGTCCGTCAGAGTCTGCTGAAAAAAATTAATCCTTCCCTGAATCTTTGGGCGCTTTCTTCTTGAGCTTTACATTGGCAAGAGGGGAGCGCTGTGCTGCTTTTTCGATCTGTGTATCCGAAACATGAGTGTAAATTTCGGTGGTAGAAAGATTTGCATGCCCCAAAATCTCTTTGAGCACCCGGATATCCACCTCTCCATGCTGGTACATGAGGGTAGCTGCTGTATGGCGCAGTTTGTGAGGGGAGTAGCCCTTACCAGATAGTCCTGCTTGCCGAAGACACTGCTCCACAATTTGCTCCACCCGCCGGGCAGTCAGCCGGGTGCTTTGCCGGGAAAGAAACAAGGCATTCTGGTGTTCCTTGTGGGTAGGCTGAGGCCTTACCTTTAAATATTCTCCCAAGGCAAACAAACAGGCATCATTGAGATAAACCACCCGCTCTTTGTTGCCTTTACCCAGCAGCTTGAGAGTGTTTTCACGGATATCCTGTACATTGATTCCCACCAGCTCTGAAACACGCATGCCGCAATTGAGAAACAGTGTGATCATACAATAATCTCTTGCCGAGAAAGCTGTATCTACATTGGAAACCAGCTCGAGACTTTCCTCAAGGGTCAAATATTTTGGCAGAGCCTTTTTGGAGGCCGGCATTTCCAAATCCTTGACCGGGCTTTCTTCTAAGAGATTGGTTTTGGTGGTGATATACTTATAGAAGCCGCGCAGACTGCTCACCTTGCGGGAACGGGCTTTTGTATCGTTTCCACGGCTGATCATAGTATAATTCAGGTATGTATACACATCCGAAAGCGTGATGCTTTGCATAACCTCCACCGGCAAATCATCAATGGCAAGGTCATGGCCTTGGTCAATGTCTTTTTCTAAATAGCCTAAAACCTTGACCGCTTTGATGTAGCGGAAAAAAGTCCGCAAATCGGTAGCATAGGCTTCGACTGTGCGGGGAGAGCGCCCGCGTATCGTTAACATATAAAAGAGATAATCCCGCACATAGCCGGGGAAGTCCTGATAGAGAGATTTCTTTGACATTGAGCTATACCTTAACCTACCCATTTTTAGAATAGACTAATTTCGCTAAATTAAAATTTAGCGAAATTAAGGGGAG is a window from the Oscillospiraceae bacterium MB08-C2-2 genome containing:
- the pfkA gene encoding 6-phosphofructokinase, which produces MGKEIKTIGILSSGGDAPGMNAVIRAITRTALYNGMKVIGIRRGFAGLMKGDMFEMNMRSVSDILQRGGTMLHTARSPEFVEDAGVELGKEKCLEMGIDGIVVCGGDGSFRGARDLAAKGIPCVGVPCTIDNDIPCTEYTIGFDTAVNTVTENIDRIRDTSQSHERCSVVEVMGRRCGDIALQSAICCGAVSVLIPEVPYDLERDVVEKMQRTIRTGKRHFIVIVAEGVTLYSKDAKSSAEIADYIEKRTGFITRSTILGHIQRGGTPTARERVIAARMGHHAVEVLARGIGNRIIAMQANKIVDLDLEEALKMTKELDVDMLRTAHEISL
- a CDS encoding nicotinate phosphoribosyltransferase, with translation MTTDWKINRNLTMLTDFYELTMSNGYFENGLQDKIAVFDMFFRGIPDRGGFAIFAGLEQLVEYLAGLHFTQEDIEFLRTKQLFSENFLQYLLDFEFKCDVWACREGTPIFPNEPIVVVRGPVIQAQLVETMILLTINHQSLIATKANRIVRAAQGRPVFEFGSRRAQGYDAAILGSRAAYIGGCAATACVLSDRDYQIPAVGTMAHSWVQMFNSEYEAFESYAKLYPNDCTLLVDTYSVVKSGIPNAIKVFDTVLKPLGCRPKGVRIDSGDIAYLSKKARRLLDSAGYSDVQIIASNSLDENIIRDLLIQGAQVNSFGVGESLITSKSEPVFGGVYKLTAIQEGEFYLPKMKISETLAKITTPGFKKLYRFYSRETGQAIADYVTKFDEEVDDNRPIVIFDPMAIWKKKKVTNYIADSLLVPVFEKGKQVYELPNLRDIQAYCLAQVDRLWDEVKRFEHPHTYYVDLSPRLWETKQQLLAEISRFEERGSPSESAEKN
- a CDS encoding tyrosine recombinase XerC is translated as MSKKSLYQDFPGYVRDYLFYMLTIRGRSPRTVEAYATDLRTFFRYIKAVKVLGYLEKDIDQGHDLAIDDLPVEVMQSITLSDVYTYLNYTMISRGNDTKARSRKVSSLRGFYKYITTKTNLLEESPVKDLEMPASKKALPKYLTLEESLELVSNVDTAFSARDYCMITLFLNCGMRVSELVGINVQDIRENTLKLLGKGNKERVVYLNDACLFALGEYLKVRPQPTHKEHQNALFLSRQSTRLTARRVEQIVEQCLRQAGLSGKGYSPHKLRHTAATLMYQHGEVDIRVLKEILGHANLSTTEIYTHVSDTQIEKAAQRSPLANVKLKKKAPKDSGKD